Proteins from a genomic interval of Anomalospiza imberbis isolate Cuckoo-Finch-1a 21T00152 chromosome 18, ASM3175350v1, whole genome shotgun sequence:
- the CCDC63 gene encoding coiled-coil domain-containing protein 63 has translation MGKMKRREASEDQELPENEKERRARVEIRQLQTRFHHESYKRKFFDADIWRQMQAQEKAIDELKQEHRHVTLMLSQLYSPSSVILENRNRMKIQSLLQTKIQNDALIKERKAHLADLAKQVVELEKKIVKQRDTTWRMLEAKSHKHLQKKIELLEIRLRHVTVHYNTIMTRNNRLREETASLQIQKAIYVNSYWKLEKSLVQQNKLLNAAIELATEDYEQWMEDLGRISDIRDVHCRETIQYNIRLLERKCALHWETRLKKFFLSKCADHSALREQAKEREAFEAAERAKRSQKESYEVAYKHLLELSDGDIDDFLEDFIEKDRRFFILFSYAIRLNVRNEGLRQRIQEIQVCSWLFDDTMAITREREQAETARTHVLQELEAKITETTEEANKYENKCKESSKLLGQIQSRMETLLKDMDCDTTMIVKPLGESMVPVFGLVENKIKEFLLRESLLRYTSISRAQRSQAFISPLQGASNLLWTMDRAKLCPPPPDLETTDPKTGEQGVGREGPWLGSSRSPIPRGCLAKTCCHMSFSVHPLQPVLPHRGL, from the exons ATGGGGAAAATGAAG AGGAGAGAAGCCTCAGAAGACCAGGAGCTCCCTGAAAatgagaaggaaagaagggcTAGAGTGGAGATCAGGCAGCTGCAGACCCGTTTTCATCATGAATCGTACAAGAGGAAATTCTTCGATGCCGATATCTGGCGGCAAATGCAGGCTCAGGA AAAAGCAATAGATGAGCTGAAGCAAGAACACAGACATGTGACATTAATGCTGAGCCAGCTCTATTCACCGAGCAGTGTGATACTGGAAAACAGAAATCGTATGAAGATCCAAAGCCTTTTGCAGACCAAAATACAGAATGATGCCCTgatcaaagaaagaaaagctcatTTAGCTGACCTGGCCAAGCAG GTtgtagagctggaaaaaaagaTAGTGAAGCAAAGAGACACAACCTGGAGGATGTTGGAAGCAAAGAGCCACAAACACCTGCAGAAGAAGATTGAGTTACTGGAGATACGTCTGAGACat GTCACTGTCCATTACAACACCATCATGACCCGAAACAACAGGCTCCGAGAAGAGACTGCCAGCCTGCAGATCCAGAAAGCCATTTATGTCAACAGCTACTGGAAGCTGGAAAAAAGTCTGGTTCAGCAGAACAAATTGCTGAACGCTGCTATCGAGCTAGCCACAGAAGACTACGAGCAGTG GATGGAGGATCTGGGGCGGATCTCGGACATTCGGGACGTGCACTGCAGAGAAACCATCCAGTACAACATCAGGCTGCTGGAGAGGAAGTGTGCCCTTCACTGGGAGACCAGGCTgaaaaagttcttcctcagCAAATGTGCAGATCACTCTGCATTGAGGGAACAGGCCAAAGAGAGAGAAG CCTTTGAGGCAGCTGAGAGGGCCAAAAGGAGCCAAAAGGAGAGCTATGAGGTGGCTTACAAGCATCTGCTGGAGCTGTCAGATGGAGACATCGATGATTTCTTGGAGGACTTCATTGAAAAGGACAGGAGATTCTTCATCCTCTTTAGCTATGCCATTAGGCTGAACGTCAGGAACGAGGGTCTCAGGCAGAGGATCCAGGAGATCCAGGTCTGTTCCTGGCTCTTT GATGATACGATGGCCATCACAAGGGAGCGGGAACAGGCAGAAACAGCCCGGACTCAcgtcctgcaggagctggag GCAAAAATAACAGAGACCACCGAGGAAGCCAACAAGTATGAGAACAAATGCAAGGAGAGCAGCAAACTCCTGGGACAGATCCAATCTCGCATGGAGACCCTCTTGAAGGACATGGACTGTGACACTACAATGATAGTGAAGCCTCTTGGGGAGAGCATGGTGCCAGTTTTTG GTCTCGTGGAGAACAAGATCAAGGAGTTCCTGCTGAGGGAGTCCTTGCTGCGCTACACGTCTATCAGTCGTGCCCAGCGCTCCCAGGCCTTCATCAGCCCCCTCCAGGGAGCCTCCAACCTCCTCTGGACCATGGACCGGGCCAAGCTCTGCCCACCCCCGCCAGACCTGGAGACCACTGACCCCAAAACCGGTGAGCAGGGAGTGGGGAGAGAGGGGCCATGGCTGGGTAGCAGCCGTTCCCCAATCCCCCgtggctgcctggccaagacTTGCTGCCACATGTCCTTCTCAGTCCATCCCCTCCAGCCTGTCCTGCCCCACCGGGGGCTATGA